From the Lasioglossum baleicum unplaced genomic scaffold, iyLasBale1 scaffold0228, whole genome shotgun sequence genome, the window taaaaatataaaacagttcagcatattttataaagtaatttttctcgttttttaatctttgcatagcgtcgagatcgcaatttctctttctttttcatgttctaaagtcacttcatatgtacgtaccgtcaattaaaccactaaattctttcaaattatatcgtgtttggtatcattttaatcagaaaaatgtcagaaataaggtagtgaaagtcccataacagaatcatgggaaatgaagaagtttgactgttggtgtaacgttatgatgactcacgggcgtttgaactgtgccggcgcgctgcgactctgcgtctctttctttcacatacgctgtccttccttgcgctcgaaactttcatcgtcaattaaaccactaaattctgcttaaattatatcgtgtttggtatcagtttaatcagaaaaatgccagaaataaggtagtgaaaatcccataacagaatcatggaaaatgaagaagtttgactgtggtgtaacgttatgatgactcacgggcgcgtttgaactgtgccgacgactgcgactctccgcgtcgcgtttgtagtggttcacaccgatataccgagccgagtcagtgtattagtttggaggggatatttttgtcgcgtttatcgttgaaagattttcgcgtttatagagaatttactgtacatatatatacaaactTGTATACTCACTTACCTGCTTTTTATACATACTTACCTATCTGCTTACctgtttatatatacatacttaccTGTTTTATATATACAccagttatacatatacacctgttatacttttatatatacattttatatatacatacttacaTACCACTTACCTGTACTCTTGGTTTTATACACATGGCTACACCAGATATATCCAAAGACAAGTTCAAGATTTTACAGATCAACCTGAACAGATGTAGGATGGCACAGGATCTTCTGAATCAAACGGCTACACAGCTAGGGGCCGATATAGTAATAATCTCTGAGCCGTGGTCCCCATGCACCCACTGGCATAATGACGGGTTCAAGGACGCGTCAATATGGATCCCCATGTTCTCAATCGGGGCATtcaacagtattaaaaaatcctTCAAAAGCAAAGGGATTGTAGCTGTCCAACTGGGTGACTTCACCGTGGTCTCTTGCTATTTCTCACCCAATATAACGCTAGATCACTATAAGGATAGGATCACAGAGCTGGAGAGCTTCCTGGAAAAGATCGACCCAGAGCGTTGCATTATTGCAGGTGACCTAAATGCCAAATCTCCGGTGTGGGGCTCTGGTACGCTAGATGACCGCGGCGGAGTGGTGATGGAGATGGTCAACAACCACAAGCTTATCCCTACATGTAGCCAAGGAACGTATACGTTCGAGAGAAACGGACATAGATCCCTAATTGACATCCTACTATGCGGGAAGTACATGGCTGATGGTAACATTAATAGCCGTATACTAGAGGACTACACCGCCTCTGATCACCGCTACTTGGTGCACGAGTTTTCACTGAGCGATGGAAAAGCTGGGAGAGTGCTTCGAAGGAACATCAAAAAGTTAAAAGTGAAGGGTTTTAGCGAACTATATACACATATGGCTAAGATAGCCGACCCTTTAACTATCTCGACGATAGTGGATATCGACTAATACATCCAGAATCTAGAGGATATATTTGAAGCCACATGCCAACATCCACAAACAACAAAAAGAAAAGAGGTCTGGTGGTGGAGCCCCGAGATAGCCACCCTAAGAAAAGAAGTCATAGCAGCTCGACGCGTTCTACAGAGAGCACGGTCCAAAGACAAAACAATGGAAATAATTGAATCTTACCATAAAAAAtacagagaaaagaaaaaagaactcAAGATAAtgatcaataatgcaaagaaaaAATCTTGGCTCGACCTCATAGATGGAATTGATGCCGATATATGGGGCAAGCCCTATAAATGGGTAATGGGCACTGTGTCAGGCAAGCCTCCCCCTACTAGTCTTTCAGACAGCGACACAAGAAAAACAATAGATTCTCTATTCCAAACTAAACGAGATGCAGATGTAAACACAGCAAGTATCAGCTCCGAGACAGAACCCTGTAATGACAGTCCATTCACGACAATAGAAATACTGGATGCGATCAAGTCAGTTAAAAAGAAGGCCCCAGGACTAGATGGATTACCCTCTGACGTTGCCAAGCTACTAGGTGACATAGCAGCACCACATCTAACACATATAGTGAATACATGCTATAATCTGGGCTATTTTCCTAGACCATGGAAGAAAGGGAGGCTAGTCCTAATACCGAAGAAACCGGGGCCAGATGGTAGCGTAGGGTGGAGACCGCTTACCATCTTATCCAATATCGCCAAAATACTAGAGCACTGTCTGAAAACACGACTCTTGAAAACCGTCAAGTTTGAATATAACCAGTACGGCTTCTGTCGCGGTAAGAGTACGGTACATGCAATCTCTGAGGTGATGAAACGATGGGACGAAGCCAAAAAGAAGAACCACCACTGCGCACTGGTCGCACTGGATGTGCGCAATGCATTTAACACGGTAAAGTGGCATAACCTGACCAAGGCACTGGCAGACAGGAAACTCCCAAACAAACTACTAGGTATACTAAAAAACTATTTGGAAGATAGAATAGTAGTATACACTGACAGCACAGGACAATACCAAGAGGTTAACATCTATGCGGGCGTGCCCCAGGGCTCTGTGCTCGCACCGTTGCTCTGGAACATTCAATACGATGGACTACTGAGAATAGTCCTCCCCCGAGGCGCCTACTTGTACGGATTTGCTGATGACGTGGCATTGATAGTAAGCGCTTCTGAAGCACTAGACCTTTCTGCGAGAACCACTCTAGCCCTGGCGAAGATAGGACGATGGTTCGAATTAAATCAGCTATCGCTGGCCCCTGAAAAGACGGAGCTCTTACTGCTCACAGGAAGGAAGTCCACCCGCGGGATAAACATCAAACTGAACAACGTCACCCTCATTCCCCAAAAAGAGGTTAAATACCTGGGACTGACTCTAGAGGGCAATCAGTACTCCAATAGCCACTTAAACACTGTAACTACAAAGGCAACCAAAGTAGCAGGGGCCCTCAACAGAATCATGCTGAACA encodes:
- the LOC143220142 gene encoding uncharacterized protein LOC143220142: MATPDISKDKFKILQINLNRCRMAQDLLNQTATQLGADIVIISEPWSPCTHWHNDGFKDASIWIPMFSIGAFNSIKKSFKSKGIVAVQLGDFTVVSCYFSPNITLDHYKDRITELESFLEKIDPERCIIAGDLNAKSPVWGSGTLDDRGGVVMEMVNNHKLIPTCSQGTYTFERNGHRSLIDILLCGKYMADGNINSRILEDYTASDHRYLVHEFSLSDGKAGRVLRRNIKKLKVKGFSELYTHMAKIADPLTISTIVDID